A part of Oryctolagus cuniculus chromosome 15, mOryCun1.1, whole genome shotgun sequence genomic DNA contains:
- the PPP1R3C gene encoding protein phosphatase 1 regulatory subunit 3C, which yields MTCLHTPSPRVRVTPLSPAGLGVPKSRGSQLALGTFSPAAIASLGRGLELQLGAGWSRQRARGPAIGPRDPFTWFRADKLSLWRLTRNLRERPARGHCWELQGESAQAAGCRLSRSAPPLCLMSCTRMIQVLDPRPLTSSVMPVDVAMSLCLAHSPPLKSFLGPYNDFQRRHFVNKLKPLKPCLNIKQEAKSQNGWKRSHNQAKKRVVFADSKGLSLTAIHVFSDLPEEPAWDLQFDLLDLNDISSGLKLHEEKNLILDFPQPSTDYLSFRNHFQKNFVCLENCSLQERTVTGTVKVKNMSFEKKVQIRITFDTWKSYTDVDCVYMKNVYGGSESDTFSFALDLPAVIPTEEKIEFCISYHANGQVFWDNNEGQNYRIVHVQWKPDGVQTQMAPQDCAFHQAPPKTELEPTVFGSPRLASGLFPEWQSWGRVENVASYR from the exons ATGACTTGCCTGCACACCCCCTCGCCCAGGGTTCGCGTTACGCCGCTCAGTCCAGCTGGCCTAGGAGTCCCCAAATCCCGGGGCTCCCAGCTGGCGCTGGGCACATTCAGCCCCGCAGCTATCGCGTCCTTGGGGAGAGGGCTCGAGCTGCAGCTGGGCGCTGGTTGGTCACGCCAGCGGGCCCGCGGCCCGGCGATTGGTCCAAGGGATCCGTTCACGTGGTTCCGAGCAGATAAGCTGTCTCTCTGGCGCCTGACCCGCAATCTGCGGGAGCGACCTGCGAGGGGGCACTGCTGGGAGCTGCAGGGCGAAAGTGCGCAGGCAGCGGGGTGCAGGCTTTCGCGGTCAGCCCCGCCTCTCTGCCTCATGAGCTGCACCAG AATGATCCAGGTCTTAGATCCACGTCCTTTGACAAGCTCCGTCATGCCAGTGGATGTGGCCATGAGCCTTTGCTTGGCCCATTCGCCCCCTCTGAAGAGTTTTCTGGGTCCTTACAATGACTTTCAACGAAGACATTTTGTGAATAAACTGAAGCCTCTGAAACCGTGTCTCAACATAAAGCAGGAAGCCAAATCGCAGAACGGCTGGAAGCGCTCACACAACCAAGCCAAGAAGCGGGTTGTGTTCGCCGATTCCAAGGGCCTCTCGCTCACTGCCATCCACGTCTTCTCTGACCTCCCAGAGGAACCAGCGTGGGATCTCCAGTTTGACCTCTTGGACTTGAACGACATCTCCTCTGGCTTAAAACTCCACGAGGAGAAAAATCTGATTTTAGATTTCCCACAGCCTTCAACTGACTACTTAAGCTTCCGGAACCACTTCCAGAAGAACTTTGTCTGCCTGGAGAACTGCTCTCTGCAAGAGCGAACAGTGACTGGGACTGTGAAGGTGAAAAACATGAGCTTTGAGAAGAAGGTTCAAATCCGAATCACGTTTGATACTTGGAAAAGCTACACCGACGTGGACTGCGTCTACATGAAGAATGTGTATGGCGGCTCGGAGAGTGACACCTTCTCGTTTGCCCTTGACTTACCCGCTGTCATTCCAACGGAGGAGAAAATTGAGTTCTGCATTTCCTACCATGCCAACGGGCAGGTCTTCTGGGACAACAACGAGGGTCAGAATTACAGAATTGTGCATGTACAATGGAAACCTGATGGGGTGCAGACACAAATGGCACCCCAAGACTGTGCATTTCACCAGGCACCCCCTAAGACCGAGTTAGAGCCCACAGTCTTTGGCAGTCCAAGGCTGGCTAGTGGGCTCTTTCcagagtggcagagctgggggcgAGTGGAGAACGTAGCCTCTTATCGATGA